The Telopea speciosissima isolate NSW1024214 ecotype Mountain lineage chromosome 11, Tspe_v1, whole genome shotgun sequence genome includes the window TAATTCTCTTGCCACATAAGCAGGCAAAATACTATAGTTTTTAGCATTCCATTCATGTTGTCAATTACTTTATCACCCCAATGCAAACAAATAACTTCAGTTTTTAGAATTTTACGAGAAACCTTCAAAATATCCCACCCCTTTATTCTCGTCTAAGCATTTCAATtttaaactagaactagaaaTCACACCGAAATCGATCCACTAGGAACTGGAATCAACCCatccaatagcttattggtccttTTCTGGATCTATCAATTAGAAACCGTTGGAACTAGTAGAATCGAAACAAATTCATATCCTAACCCTATATAATGTATAGTTCTTAAGACTCAAGATCTTTGAAAGTGTGAACCAATTATATTGAATCGATGAAAATCAGGATCCAATCCAAATTGAATTGAAATCGATGAAATCAAtctccaaaaaccctagaatcagtcTTTAGATCCAAAAGCAAtgtatttttaggttttttgaaaGTGTGAACCATTCCTATCAAATCGGTGAAAATCAGGATCGATCATAACTCATTCATCAATCCGATTCTCAAAATCGAGATCAATCACAGTCGATTCACTAATCCAATTCCCAAATTTTCAAACCATGGTAacaacagtttttttttgttttttggttgggTGGGTGGGGCGGCGCTATTTGGGAATGTAGGGATTTCAGGAAGGATCAGCTTGCTCTAGATACTTAGGTAGGGAGAAATTTTTCAAACCGTGGTAacaacagtttttttttgttttttttgtgtgtgtgggtgggGCGGCGCTATTTGGGAATGTAGGGATCTCAAGAAGGATCAGCTTGCTCTAGATACTTAGGGAAGCACATTAGCTGTCCTTTTGTCTGTTTTTAATGAAAAAGTGTCAAACAAGTATTCTAGGAATCCAGATCAATTATCCAGGTAGGTTGCAGATATGAACTCGTATTCTGAAATCGTATTCTAGTGGGGTAAGTAAAACTAATGCGAATATGACATTTAGGGTATTTATTTCTCAAGGGAAATTATCACTGCCACTCTCTACCGTTTACCTATATTTTAAGACACACCCATTAACTATTATAATATTACCTATTACCCATTTTTGAACGGTGTTAATATATGAAATTCTTTTGACCAATGTACCCTTTATACTAAGACTTCAAACAAAATCTTGACTCTATGTAAATACAATTttaagaccattttacccttccaATTAAAACAAGTGAACCACTCCTTCCTCAATCGATCGAAATAACCCACCGCCACCGTTCAGCTCTGCAAACCCTTTGCAACCGTCGTCGAAGTGCTATTCAACTGATGAAGCTCACAACAGTCATCGAAGTGGTAGATTTCACAGATCCGAAATGCCTGCCAGATTTGACCAGATATTGAATTCTCACTGGAATCTCTCCTGTTAACAGATTATGTGAAAGAAACAACGCTTATACGCTCTTCAACTCTATAATACCCACTGGTATTTCACCTGAAAACTGATTGTGAGAGAGGTCAAGAAGTATTAGACCAGATTTTTCTATTGTTGCTGCAATTTTACTCTGTAGAAGACTAGAGAAATTGTTAGAACTCAGGTCCAGAACAAGTAGCTTCTCCGAAAATATGAATCTCGGCGAAATGTCATATTTTAGGCTTTTGAAGGAGAGATTAAGCACCTTAAAATCTCGCAGAGATGAAATGCAAGTGGGAATCCCTGGAGTTATTTGTGAGATTGAGGACTGTGAGCGAATCAACTGAAGCAGAGAAGCAAGGAGCAGTTCTTGAAATCTCGTTTAAAGCAAATGAAAAGGAAGCACAGGTACGTCATTAACAATTATCATGAGGATATGCTCATATCCACTCCCAAATCTCAAAAttgtcaaaaatcaaaaccctaattgttaacataattttaaaataaaccATTACATAACTCAGAATTCAGCATTAAACTGTCAATTAAGGTAAATACCTTATAAATAGGGCCGAATTCACCTTCCCCGAGCTTGTGATCAGAGTGAAAATCTCTGGTTGCTGCAACTTGGGTTTCTAAAGAGAATTGCTTCTGTTGCTCACGGGGTAAGAATcgtttaaaattttcttttgccCGGTTAAATCATGGGTTATTGACTCTGTTTCTGAAACCTTCTCCCTTTAGTGACTTTATCAATTTAATCTTGTGGATGTTTCAACTACCTGTTTGATTGATGGGATCTCCCTTCTCTACCCAGTTAAAGGGGAAAAATTGAATGCTTCTGAGTTGAAATTTTGAGCTTGAGCTGTTTAGAGGTTGACGCCAGGCTGCTTTATCACCGGAGTAGGTCACTTTTTCAGCAAGCGGTAGGCTGGAGTGGATTCTCCAAGGTTGTAGgtgagtgtgaggaagaagaagggtttgtgggggttttaattgaaagggtagattaggtaCTTCGCCTCACTGagaagggtagaattgtcttttaaaaaatatttaataactgacatcatcatttaacagtTCTTAACTGACGGTAGGGGTCTGTTTGGAATTAGTTTAGTAAAGCAAGGGGTAGCGTTGATATTATGATAGATAATGGatgtgccttaaaatataggcaaacgtcagaGGGTGGCCTGATAATTTCCCATTTATTAATTACCTCCCTCCTATTTGTTTATAAGGATCTTACCTGTGAAACATTTGTCTGAAAGCGAGGAAGGATTATTAGATGGGCTTGTCGtctttgaaaatgacatatatATTTGTTGAAAAGACAACTATTAAAAATTGCAAGCAGCTCAACAACTTGCAGAAGGAACCAGGAAGAGCTTTGTATTTAACATCTCAATGGGGGAAACTTGAAGGGCATCACTCATGACCTTAGCTAGTCATCTTCCAATTACCCAAATCCCTAGCTTgtgtgatctctctctcttggttatTTGATCATtaacatcaacaacaacaacaacaatggctGAAAATCTTGTTTCCCATGTCATCAAGCAATTGGACATGATCATAAAAAAAGAGATCAATCAAGAAATATCAGTGGCCGAGGGTGTGAAAAAAGATTTCAAGAAGCTCTTCCGTACTTTGACGGAGATCAAAGATGTGCTAAAGGAAGCTGAAAAGAAACAATTCAAGAATGATTCAGTGCGAGTTTGGTTACAAGATCTGAAACAAGTTGTCTATGACATTGATGATGTTTTGGATGAGTGGAGGTCTGATGATATTCTCATCAAATCCTCCTCCAAACAAATAGATGGAGTTGTTGTTGATGAGGATgctagcagcagcagcagcatcaaTCCGACTAAGAAGGTATTATTCCCCAGTAACttgttttctcctttcttttcttcttcttcttcttccaagcaTCATCATGACATTGGTCATAGGATAAAGGAGATAAATAAAAGACTGGATAGAGTTGCAAGTTTGCGTTCTAAGTTTCATTTTCAAACTCCTAAACAAAATGTTAGAGATCTAAGCTGTAGGGTTTCTAGAAGAACCAATGTTGACAGGTTCTTAATTCGTCGTGAGGAGCATGATATCATAATAAGCAAGTTGCTAAGTGGTCATGATCAGGGTAGCAGTACTCAACGAGGAGATCATAAAGTGGTTTCTTCTGATGAAATCCCCAAAATAATCTCCATTGTGAGCATGCCCGGTATGGGCAAAACTACACTTGCCCGCCGTGCCTTCAATGATGGTAGGGTGAAGAACCATTTCAATAAGAGAATATGGGTACACGTATCCAAAACTTTCAATAAAAAGAAGGTTGCCATGCGCATTATTGGAcaatttggtggtggtggtggtaatggtAACATTACCATTACCACCCAATTAGTCAGTTGGGAAGATGTGCGTCATCTACTGAATAGTTGTGTTGATGGAAAGAATTTCCTACTTGTGTTGGATGATGTATGGAATGAGGATAGTAGTTTGTGGGAACCATTGTGGCTTTCTCTCAAACGCGGTTCTCAAGCAAGTAGAATTATTATCACAACATGCAAGGAGAGTGTTGCAGGCATAATGGGTACCACATATCTTCAAAGCTTAGGAAAGTTGTCTACCAAAGATTGTTGGTCATTGTTGAAAGATTATGCCTTTAATGGAAAGGGTGACGAAGAGCGTGAGGAGTTGAAAGAAACTGGCATGAAATTAGCAAACAAGTGCAATGGAATGCCTTTTTCTCTAAAGACTTTAGGAATTCTTTTGTACTTCAAAGGTTCAATAAAAGAATGGCAGTCTCAGTTGAATAGTGATGTATGGAGCACAGTTGCATCAAGCGTTGTTGATAAAACTGTCTTGCCACCACCAGCGGCTCTGTTACTAGTCTATAACGATTTGTCCTCTAATTTGAAGCTATGCTTGGCATATTGCTCTCTCATCCCGAGAGATTATTATATTGGCAAATTGTCCACAATCTATGAATGGATAGCACAAGGCTTTCTTGATGATGAAGGGTTGACTGAAGAATTGGATCTAATAGGTAACAAGAAATTTGATGACTTGGAAATGTTCTCATTGTTTCAAAAAGATGCAGAAAACTCAAAATATTACCAAATGCATGATTTTGTTCGTGATTTTACAAAATCTCTCTCTGAGAATGAATGCTTCACTTTGACAATTAAAGATACTAATGCTCCTCAGGAATTCAACCATAGTAGAGCCCGCCATTTATATCTATTAATGGAAGATCAGATAAGTACAATTCCCCCTTTCGTCTACAAGGCAAAGAATCTGCGCACTCTTAAAATCTTTGGACAGATTCTTTCAGTTTCTTCTCAGTTATGCCATCACTTACCTTGTCTAAGGACACTAGATTTGAGTGGTACTAGCCTTGAAGAGCTACCAAATGAGATAGAGATGTTGATACATCTAAGGTACCTAAACTTGTCTGAGGCAAGGTTTAAGGAACTACCTAAATCAATGACTAGTCTCTGCAATTTGCAAATATTATACCTTTCCAGATGCAGGAATCTTTGTAAACTACCTGAAGGGATTGGGGAATTGCTCAATTTGATGTATCTTGATCTGACAGAATGTCACCAACTAAGATACTTGCCAGAAGGAATTGGTAGATTAAGTAAATTGCGTCTATTGTCAGACTTCATTATTGGTGGGGTGGAGAGAGGAGGATGTAAAATTGGAGAATTAAAAGATCTCAACTTACTCAGGGGTTTTCTACGTATAATAGGCTTGGAGAGAGTGGAAAATGGAGACGAGGTTAAGATGTTATGCTTGAAGAATAGGAGATACCTTCATGATCTGTATTTCTATTTTAATCAGTATACCGGTTGTTCAGGAATTGATGAGGAGGGTGGCattggtggagaagaagaagttgatggGGAAGGTAAAacagaaggaggagaaaaagaagcaatTGATGATGGAGGGGGAGATACGTTGTCGAAGAGGATGGAGGATGTGCTGGAAAATCTCCAACCACATGAATGGTGTCAGAAACTAATAATTAAGGATTACCCCGGTGCTTTGTTCCCCAACTGGATGCGTGGTCATTTAGAGTTCAGGAATTTCTACCACCTACAGTTCTTGGAACTCTCTGGGTGCAGGAAGTGTGTGCAATTGCCTCCAAGCCTTGGGAAACTACATACCCTTAGAACACTTATAATAACTGGAATGGATAAGTTTAAATTTTTGGGTGCTGACTTTTTTGGAATCAATGGTGGAGCTACAACAAGTGATGGTAGTTTTGACACAATATTCCCAATGTTGACAGTATTTAAGTTGGCAAGGATGCAGAATTTGGAGGAATGGGATGtgagaatagaagaagaagatgatgaagaagaagacgaagatttggggaaaaagtgGAAAAAGCAGCACTGGTTTATGCCGTATCTCAGGTATCTTATTCTTAGTAAATTGCCCAAGTTAAGGTCGTTTCCACATCAACACCTTACCCATTCTACACACTTGATGAAATTGATGATATGGGAGTGTCCAAAGTTGAGTTGGAAGATGCCATCTCCATCCTCATCCCATCTTCCTTCCCTACCCATTGAGAAGTTGATTTTAAATGGAGATGCAGGTACTTTTTCAGAGTCATTAGTACCAAACAACTACATGTTTCTCCCTAGCCTCAAGTTCCTGCATGTGAGACAATCACCTTATTCCTCTTTACCTCAAGACTTAGAGAAACTCACTTCACTTGAGATTCTGGATATCCAAACTTGTTCTAAGATCGAGTCCTCAATACCTGAGGAGGATTGGAGCAAGATATCCCACATCCCAAACATCTTCATTGATGGCACGAAACTCAAATGAGGGGCAACTTTCAGTAGTGAAGGAAAAAGAAGCAGAGAAGACAGCATCACATTACTACTTAAAAGGTATGTATGCACTGTAAATTATTTAAGCAATTCTTATGTAGCAAATTAAAGTTCATGCttctttctaattctattctaTATATAactctcttttttctgttttcttcttttagacGATTGAGAGAACCAACCCCTTCAATTCCTTCATCAGAAATCTCAACATATATAGCTCATCAATAAAGCTCAAACTCTGAATCCATCACTCCATTTTGACGAACAGGACAGAGAAATCGGAACAAGGATCATTGACGTGGATGAGAATTTCCCCAACAATTTCACTTCCAATTATGTGCATACATCTTTCAAGTCTCAGGTCCgttaattaatttatttgttGTTTGTTTTCCTCGAAAATTTCTGTTACTCCCTTATATCtattgaaattttcttttctgctCTGAATTTGGAGGTTCTGCTTTTTCTGGTGGAATTGGTGATGATGGTGTCTTTCCTTGGGCTTCTCATGACGTAGATTCTCATAGACTCTCTAGGGTGACTTGCGAGAGATGTGGGGAGTAGTTCAGGGAAGTGGGAATCCTTagaatctcatcatcatcatctgtcCAAGCATGCATACAGGTAAGATTAAGAAGATTCCTCTCATGTTTGATgtttcttcctctgtttttttgctctattttcagatccttctcctttcttATGTTCATTCTCATAAAGTTGTATTCTCATTCTCTAGAGTTGTCTCTTTTATCATATGTACTTCAGACCTGAATCAGTATGGGAGTCTTCTCTTAATATAAATTGAATTCATCCCCTCCTGCATATATAGTAACAATTTGGGAACGCATAATGATCTCATTTCCAATGTTACTGTTTTATCTGTGTGAAATACAGTTTCCCTTCTCATTATTTTCTAACTGTTTCCTTGCCTTAACATGGTAGCTTTGTATGTCACACTCCTTTCTTTTGCACAGAGTTACTGATGGACTTGTTGAAGGAAACTCGTCTAAAAGATCGTGGAGATTACTTGCCGGGCAAGCTTGTTAAAGTCTTAGAGCATAACTCGGTTTGAAGAATAAAGGGAGATGGTGAAAATCAAAGCCAATAAATTCTCCAAGATAGGACTGTGTTCCAGACAAAATTTGTTGTTAAAAGGGACAAATGATGAGTTGAGCGACAATATTTGTGAGTGGATCCAAGGGGTGGGTTATCTAGTTTATTTCTCATTTTTCATTCCAAAAGCGTTTACAGACAATGGTGACCAGCTTTGACTAAAGTTTGTTCCTATTGGCCAAAGAAATCCATCGGCAGCTCAATCAAAAGGTAAAACTATTTTTGTTTGTAATTTAGTTGATCCACCAGCAGCTCAAAAGGtcttatattttcaaaatatttgtgTGGTAGCTCTGTCTTCCTAATCATCCTCTTCTCCATTTGCCTTGTTTCCCATTGTTTTCTGCCAGATTACTTTGTTATTGATTATACCCTAAGGGTTCTAAATGTCAACACATTGCCTTGTTTCCTATTCTTTTCTGCATATTTAACAGATTCTTGGCTTGGACAAACTGTTAAATAGAagcattttttcaattttattttgtttcagcACTATTACCACCATTTTAGTTGAAAAAAGATATATAGGCCCTAACTGCTGTTTCTTCTTTGAAGATTGTTAAAATTGGGTTGTTGTTAAAATCTTTGTTCTCTGAGTTTTAATATGCTCCTTGTTATGATCTCCTTGCCTCTTAGGTTTCAGGTTTTGAGGAGTCTGCTGGATCTTGCTTAAAGTTTCGTTTGTTTCCTTTAAATATGAAGAATTATAGTCATGGCTCGCACCAGATGCATCGATGCAGATTCTCATGAATTTAGGTGACCCAACTGATCTATGTCCGTGGTATTGCTGTCTCCCTTGCTTGGCGTGTTAGTGGACTTTACGAAAGTGAGAGATATTACATCATAGGATTACATATGACtacaaatacaaatacaaagaCAAAATTCTATGTCTAATGgagtcttcttcctcttgatgcTTCCAAGCCTTGGTTTTCTTCACTTTGGTCATGATGAAACTTTCCCTTTAAACTTTGAgactttcattttccttttactGTTTGATGCTTGTATGCACAAAATACTCTCTTTGATTCCAAGTGTTCCATAGGACTGATTAGATCTTTCACATTCAAAACTTATAGTAATAATCTTAAGCTTATCATAACCTAAGATTGTTTCTCACCAAAACATGAGGATTCTCAACATATGGCCATCCAACTAAccattggaaaataaaataaagatggAAGTGTTGCTTTATATGGATCACATAAGGCCTATGTATTTGTAAGTCTTATGTCGACATATGGTCCTTACAACCATAAAATATGGATTGTCTAATTCAAATTTATTATAGGCatattatgtaattattttaaatatattttccatgtaaaataagataaaaataaattggaATTTTTATGATGGATATTTTGAGGGGATCTACACGCTAGTGGTGTGTAATTGAATTTCACACTATAGAATCTAAGGGTCTGTATggttattggtttttttttttttttttggttttttggtgcGTGTTTCTAGTGGCAGAAATGGAACATACCCTATATGTCTTGTCTGGTccattgttgtttttttttttttacggtttgagaaacaccaaaaagaagctcaaaaaaaaaaaaaaaaaaccatagttAAAAGCAAAAATGTGTACAACAGACTCGATATTCAAGAATCACCGCCACCCCCACCAactccaccaccactactatcACCACCGTTCGATGAGTGtccagtgaggcatccaacgacAGGGCTGCTCGTAGTGCATCGGGATGTATCCCTAGCCCCACCTTAATGCACATCTTGACGCATGTAGAGCAACCCTgccattggatgcctcactgggcaGGGTGTTCACTAGAGAGGAGttgggttatttttttttcatttaacaaatatatgtaattttcaaaagggaaattatcagtgtCATCCCCTAAGGTTTGCCAATATTTTAAAACACCCACACAAAGTATGAAACTTATCGGTGGATCccctgatttaaaaaaaaattacacataCAATCTCTTACTATTAGTCAAGGGTTGTTAAGAAG containing:
- the LOC122645315 gene encoding putative disease resistance protein RGA3; amino-acid sequence: MAENLVSHVIKQLDMIIKKEINQEISVAEGVKKDFKKLFRTLTEIKDVLKEAEKKQFKNDSVRVWLQDLKQVVYDIDDVLDEWRSDDILIKSSSKQIDGVVVDEDASSSSSINPTKKVLFPSNLFSPFFSSSSSSKHHHDIGHRIKEINKRLDRVASLRSKFHFQTPKQNVRDLSCRVSRRTNVDRFLIRREEHDIIISKLLSGHDQGSSTQRGDHKVVSSDEIPKIISIVSMPGMGKTTLARRAFNDGRVKNHFNKRIWVHVSKTFNKKKVAMRIIGQFGGGGGNGNITITTQLVSWEDVRHLLNSCVDGKNFLLVLDDVWNEDSSLWEPLWLSLKRGSQASRIIITTCKESVAGIMGTTYLQSLGKLSTKDCWSLLKDYAFNGKGDEEREELKETGMKLANKCNGMPFSLKTLGILLYFKGSIKEWQSQLNSDVWSTVASSVVDKTVLPPPAALLLVYNDLSSNLKLCLAYCSLIPRDYYIGKLSTIYEWIAQGFLDDEGLTEELDLIGNKKFDDLEMFSLFQKDAENSKYYQMHDFVRDFTKSLSENECFTLTIKDTNAPQEFNHSRARHLYLLMEDQISTIPPFVYKAKNLRTLKIFGQILSVSSQLCHHLPCLRTLDLSGTSLEELPNEIEMLIHLRYLNLSEARFKELPKSMTSLCNLQILYLSRCRNLCKLPEGIGELLNLMYLDLTECHQLRYLPEGIGRLSKLRLLSDFIIGGVERGGCKIGELKDLNLLRGFLRIIGLERVENGDEVKMLCLKNRRYLHDLYFYFNQYTGCSGIDEEGGIGGEEEVDGEGKTEGGEKEAIDDGGGDTLSKRMEDVLENLQPHEWCQKLIIKDYPGALFPNWMRGHLEFRNFYHLQFLELSGCRKCVQLPPSLGKLHTLRTLIITGMDKFKFLGADFFGINGGATTSDGSFDTIFPMLTVFKLARMQNLEEWDDREIGTRIIDVDENFPNNFTSNYVHTSFKSQVLLFLVELVMMVSFLGLLMT